Part of the Methanothermobacter sp. MT-2 genome is shown below.
GTTTTTGGGTGCATTCCGACTGGTGTTGTGTGGATGAGTATATCGGCGTTTTTGATTTTTTCTTTTAGGTGTTCTAGTCCACCTGCGAATATCCGGGTTCCTGTGTTGGTTTTTATGTCTTCTGCTATTTTTTCGGCTTTTTTCGGGGTTCTGTTGAGGATGTATAGGTTTTCTATGTTTTCTGATATTAGTTGGAATGCAACGGCTCTTGAAGCTCCCCCAGCACCCAGGATTAGCACGTTTTTGTCTTTGAGTGATGTTATCTCTTCTAGGGCTCTTATACAACCCAAACCGTCCGTGTTAAAACCCCATACTTCCCCTTTTTCTAGTTTTAGGGTGTTAACGGCTCCTATAAGCTTTGCTGTTTCATCTATCTTGTCAATGTAGTCTATAATATCTATTTTGTGCGGGATTGTGACATTAAGACCTTTTATTTTGAAGGTTTTCATGGCTTCTATTGCCTCTTTTGCCTTTCCTTTTTTAACATGGAAGGCCACATATACATAGTCTAGGTTTAGGTGATTGAATGCGGCGTTATGCATGATGGGTGATAGGCTGTGTTCTATTGGGTCGCCTATGACACCAGTGACTTTGGTTTTTCCTGTTATCAAATTATCACGCGCCTTATCTTCTCTTAATCTCTTGGTAGATCCAAGTATATTTATTTGTTGTTGATGATAATATATTCTATCACGATCATGGGGGAATACAGTTGCTTGCAAAACAAAGATTTGTACTTGACACAACAGCATTTACTGATAACCAATTGAAAGAGATGCTTGGAGCTGGTGATCTTCACAAGTCGGTGGACAGGTTCCTTGACCTTATAGCAAGATCCCGTATCAAATTGAATATAAGTTGTCATATGCCCCCAGTAACCTATAAGGAGTTCACTGATTATATGAACCGTTATAGTTGCCCAGAGGAGATCCTTGTGAAGGCAGAGACATGGATAGTTAAAAAGACACCAAACCGTTATGATACCATGATACCATCACAGGTATTCTTTGAATATGTCAGAGATATAAGGGAGAGGATGAATAAGGGTATGAGGATATCAGAAGCTGCTATATGGGAGGCTGCAGTCGAGGCCATGGTAATGGCATCCAAGGGTGTTAAAAAGAGCAGGATAGAAATGGAAGTGATAGGCGGGGCTATAAAAGATTTCAGGAAAAAGTATAGGAGCGCCCTCCGCAGAGGGACCCTTGACAGCGCCCCAGACCTCGACGTACTATTACTTGCAAAAGAATTAGGTGCAGGTGTGGTGGCAGCAGATGAAGGTATTAAAGTATGGGCTGAAAGATTAGGTTTAAGGTTCCTTGACGCAGTATCATTCCCAAAAATGTTAGAAGAATACCTCAAATATTATGAATAGATCCGAAAAATCTTGTTTTTCTGGAGGAGAGAAGACCATGGAGATATCAAGGCCGCGCGGAACAAGAGACTTCCTATTTAAGGACATGGAAAAGAGGAAAAGGGTTGAGGAAACCCTGAAGAAGGTTTTTGAAACCTATGGTTATCATGAGATAAAAACTCCAATCTTCGAAGATTTAAAACTCTTCACCTTAAAGTCAGGAGAAGAGATAGTGAAACAAATCTACCACTTCAAGGATAAGGCCAACCGTGACCTGGCCCTGAGACCAGAGCTCACTGCACCAGTAGCCAGGGTATATTTGAATGAGATGAGGAAACATCCTAAACCCATAAAAATGTATTATTATGGGAGTTGTTTCAGATATGAGAGACCCCAAGCAGGCAGGTTCAGACAATTCTGGCAGTTCGGATGCGAGCTTATAGGTGCAGAATCTCCACAAGCAGAAGCAGAGGTTATAGCATTAGCAGAACATGGTCTAAGGAAACTAGGCCTTGAAGAGTTCAGATTACATATAGGACACCTAGGCATACTCAGAGGCATACTAGAAGATGCTGGGATAAAAGGGAAACAACAGGATAAGATAATGGGTCTGATCGATAAAGGAGATGTTAAAGAACTCCAAGACCACCTAGAAAAGATAAGAATAGATAAAGATGCCGAGAAATTATTATTATCCCTTATAGACATGAAAGGTTCCCTAGAGGTGCTTGGAGTGGTTGAAGACCTTATAGGTGGTTGTGAACTTGCAATGGAATCCCTAGATGACCTCAAGGAACTTATAAAACTCCTAGATGATTTTAAAGTTGAAAACTATAAATTAGATCTTGGAATCGCCAGAGGCCTAGATTATTATACTGGCATAGTCTTTGAAATATATGTACCATCACTGGGAGCTCAAAAACAGGTTTGTGGTGGGGGCACATACAACCTCATAGAATTATTTAGTGGTGAAAAACTCCAATCAACAGGATTCGCATTCGGATTCGACAGACTCATAACAGCCCTGGAAAAACAAGAGAAAAAAAGTGGAGGTTTCCAATTCGCCAAGGTTTTCGTGGCCCCGGTTTCGGATTCAACCCGTAGGGTGGCCTATAGGATTGTTCAGGATCTTCGAAATGCGGGTATAGCCTCGGATGTTGATCTTTCCGGGCGAAAACTGAGGAAAACATTGTCATATGCAGATCATCTGAACGTGGAAAAGGTCATCCTTGTAGGTGAAAGGGACCTTAAAGAGGGGAAAGTCAC
Proteins encoded:
- a CDS encoding shikimate dehydrogenase, translated to MITGKTKVTGVIGDPIEHSLSPIMHNAAFNHLNLDYVYVAFHVKKGKAKEAIEAMKTFKIKGLNVTIPHKIDIIDYIDKIDETAKLIGAVNTLKLEKGEVWGFNTDGLGCIRALEEITSLKDKNVLILGAGGASRAVAFQLISENIENLYILNRTPKKAEKIAEDIKTNTGTRIFAGGLEHLKEKIKNADILIHTTPVGMHPKTDEKPLITAEMMHKNLIVKDLVYNPPKTTLLKEAEKAGAKTISGIKMLVYQGAESFKIWTGQKAPTTIMEKAILEAIKR
- a CDS encoding histidine--tRNA ligase; this encodes MEISRPRGTRDFLFKDMEKRKRVEETLKKVFETYGYHEIKTPIFEDLKLFTLKSGEEIVKQIYHFKDKANRDLALRPELTAPVARVYLNEMRKHPKPIKMYYYGSCFRYERPQAGRFRQFWQFGCELIGAESPQAEAEVIALAEHGLRKLGLEEFRLHIGHLGILRGILEDAGIKGKQQDKIMGLIDKGDVKELQDHLEKIRIDKDAEKLLLSLIDMKGSLEVLGVVEDLIGGCELAMESLDDLKELIKLLDDFKVENYKLDLGIARGLDYYTGIVFEIYVPSLGAQKQVCGGGTYNLIELFSGEKLQSTGFAFGFDRLITALEKQEKKSGGFQFAKVFVAPVSDSTRRVAYRIVQDLRNAGIASDVDLSGRKLRKTLSYADHLNVEKVILVGERDLKEGKVTIKDMKTGSQEPVKLEDIIEYLKEGYDLKF